One region of Nakamurella flava genomic DNA includes:
- a CDS encoding TlyA family RNA methyltransferase has product MRRARLDSELVRRGLARSREHAAELIAAGRVTADGRAATKPATGVTIASPIVVRESEQPDENWASRGAHKLIGALDAFAIDVTGRRCLDAGASTGGFTDVLLRRGAQEVVAVDVGYGQLIWRLQNDPRVVVVDRTNVRTLTPEVVGDPVGLVVADLSFISLRLVLPALVACAAEDADLVPMVKPQFEVGRERLGAGGVVRDRTLRADAVAEVAAAADLLGWGVAGVVASPLPGPSGNVEFFLHLRRDARAGEPGRAYVRQLIDRAVEEGPE; this is encoded by the coding sequence GTGCGTCGCGCCCGATTGGACAGCGAGCTCGTCCGCCGGGGACTGGCCCGGTCCCGCGAACACGCGGCCGAACTGATCGCCGCCGGCCGCGTCACCGCCGACGGGCGGGCCGCCACCAAACCGGCGACCGGGGTGACCATCGCCTCGCCCATCGTCGTCCGGGAGAGCGAGCAACCGGACGAGAACTGGGCCTCCCGCGGCGCCCACAAACTCATCGGCGCTCTCGACGCCTTCGCGATCGACGTCACCGGCCGGCGGTGCCTGGATGCCGGCGCCTCCACCGGCGGTTTCACCGACGTCCTGCTGCGGCGCGGTGCGCAGGAGGTCGTCGCCGTCGACGTCGGCTACGGCCAGCTGATCTGGCGGCTGCAGAACGATCCCCGCGTCGTCGTGGTCGACCGCACCAACGTCCGGACCCTGACCCCGGAGGTCGTCGGCGATCCCGTCGGCCTCGTGGTGGCCGATCTGTCCTTCATCTCGCTGCGTCTGGTCCTCCCGGCGCTCGTCGCCTGCGCGGCGGAGGACGCGGACCTGGTACCGATGGTCAAACCCCAGTTCGAGGTGGGACGGGAACGCCTTGGCGCCGGTGGGGTCGTCCGTGACCGGACCCTGCGGGCGGACGCGGTCGCCGAGGTCGCCGCGGCGGCTGATCTACTGGGGTGGGGTGTGGCCGGCGTCGTGGCGTCCCCGTTGCCCGGTCCGAGTGGCAACGTCGAGTTCTTCCTGCACCTGCGTCGGGACGCCCGGGCCGGGGAACCAGGCCGCGCATACGTGCGGCAACTGATCGACCGCGCGGTGGAGGAAGGACCCGAATGA
- a CDS encoding NAD kinase, whose amino-acid sequence MTERRVLLVAHTGRVDVAVTARTAADLLAAGGVQLLSLPGENHEMDLDLFDPSRAVAGEIEMVLALGGDGTLLRAAAHARPLQAPVLGINLGRVGFLAEADAEDLTEAILAVVDRRYRVSPRMTVEVAVEHQGETVASCWALNEVSIEKSTRERILDVVVEVDGHGISAYGCDGVLCATPTGSTAYTFSAGGPVIWPGVDALLVAPSNAHALFARSLVVAPTSTVTVHIDPDGPSAIMACDSRRIHEIRPGSRIHVRKGDRPVSLVRLSDTPFTDRLVRKFKLPVHGWRDKRH is encoded by the coding sequence ATGACCGAACGACGAGTCCTGCTGGTGGCCCACACCGGACGGGTCGATGTCGCCGTCACCGCCCGCACCGCGGCCGATCTGCTGGCCGCCGGTGGGGTCCAGCTGCTCAGTTTGCCGGGCGAGAACCACGAGATGGACCTGGACCTGTTCGATCCATCCCGCGCGGTCGCCGGTGAGATCGAGATGGTGCTCGCCCTCGGCGGCGACGGCACCCTGCTGCGGGCTGCTGCCCATGCCCGGCCGTTGCAGGCGCCCGTGCTGGGCATCAACCTCGGTCGGGTCGGGTTCCTGGCCGAGGCCGACGCGGAGGACCTGACCGAGGCGATCCTGGCCGTCGTGGACCGTCGTTACCGCGTGTCTCCGCGGATGACGGTCGAAGTGGCCGTCGAGCACCAGGGCGAGACCGTCGCCTCGTGCTGGGCGCTGAACGAGGTGAGCATCGAGAAGAGCACCCGGGAACGGATCCTCGACGTGGTGGTGGAGGTGGACGGGCACGGCATCTCGGCCTACGGCTGCGACGGCGTGCTCTGCGCGACCCCGACGGGGTCGACCGCCTACACCTTCTCGGCCGGTGGCCCGGTGATCTGGCCGGGGGTCGACGCACTGCTGGTCGCCCCGTCCAACGCGCATGCGCTGTTCGCCCGCTCGCTGGTGGTCGCCCCCACCTCGACGGTGACGGTCCACATCGACCCGGACGGGCCGAGCGCGATCATGGCGTGCGACAGCCGCCGGATCCACGAGATCCGCCCCGGGTCGCGGATCCACGTCCGCAAGGGTGATCGACCCGTGAGCCTGGTGCGGCTGTCCGACACTCCGTTCACCGACCGGTTGGTGCGGAAGTTCAAGCTGCCCGTGCACGGCTGGCGAGACAAGCGGCACTGA
- a CDS encoding copper transporter, protein MISMRYHIVSLAAVFLALALGIVLGATKISSPLISGLQGDNQSLTSSQQELAATNADLTARITADDKFAGSVGQLAVRGTLPGATVLLVTTADADPADRDAVQSLLTRAGATVTGQMQLTADLTNPSRADELRTLAAQNLPTGATLPEVPQVGSTVGGLLSALVVAKADGSAPATPEQTAAALGALTGSGFVVTTGDIAPARSVVLLTGGTLTGGSEADRAAVLGDIAAQLRTAAAGVVVAGRTGSAEPTGAVGAIRADTAQSAAVTTVDSVDTASGRVATVLGLVEQNGGGVGRYGLTATAQAQVPTLAIG, encoded by the coding sequence ATGATCTCCATGCGGTACCACATCGTCTCCCTCGCGGCGGTGTTCCTCGCTCTCGCGCTCGGCATCGTGCTCGGCGCGACCAAGATCTCCTCCCCGCTGATCAGCGGACTGCAGGGCGACAACCAGAGCCTGACGAGCAGTCAGCAGGAACTGGCCGCCACCAATGCCGACCTCACCGCGCGCATCACCGCGGACGACAAGTTCGCCGGCTCCGTCGGACAGCTGGCCGTCCGGGGCACCCTCCCCGGCGCCACCGTCCTGCTCGTGACCACCGCCGACGCCGACCCGGCCGACCGCGACGCCGTGCAGTCGCTGCTCACCCGGGCCGGAGCCACCGTCACCGGCCAGATGCAGCTCACCGCCGACCTCACCAACCCGAGCCGGGCCGACGAACTTCGCACCCTCGCCGCCCAGAACCTGCCGACCGGAGCCACCCTGCCGGAGGTTCCGCAGGTCGGCTCCACCGTCGGGGGCCTGCTCTCCGCGCTGGTCGTCGCCAAGGCCGACGGGTCCGCGCCCGCCACCCCGGAGCAGACCGCGGCTGCGCTCGGCGCGCTCACCGGAAGCGGGTTCGTCGTCACCACCGGTGACATCGCCCCGGCCCGCTCCGTGGTCCTGCTCACCGGCGGCACCCTCACCGGCGGCTCCGAGGCCGACCGGGCCGCCGTGCTGGGCGACATCGCCGCCCAGCTCCGGACCGCCGCAGCCGGGGTCGTCGTCGCCGGCCGCACCGGATCGGCCGAGCCGACCGGCGCCGTGGGGGCCATCCGCGCCGACACGGCCCAGAGCGCCGCCGTCACCACCGTCGACAGCGTGGACACCGCCTCCGGCCGGGTCGCCACCGTCCTCGGGCTCGTCGAGCAGAACGGCGGCGGCGTCGGCCGCTACGGCCTGACCGCCACCGCGCAGGCGCAGGTGCCGACCCTGGCCATCGGCTGA
- a CDS encoding HAD-IIA family hydrolase: MPTLADRHDALLLDLDGTVYLGGQVIEHVGSVIEATNARGIRSMYVTNNASRPPAEVAEALTAMGVPAAADDVLTSPEAAATMLQQAHPAGARVLVVGALWLVESVRQAGLAPVELVTDEPVAVVQGHSPTTGWPQLAEACLALRAGADWVACNNDTTLPTDRGLLPGNGSMVAALVAATGLQPRVAGKPERPLLDEAVARAGSSRPLVVGDRLDTDIAGAVKAGMPSLMVLTGVNTAADLLAAPPERRPTHVAFDLRGVLDADRVRSLTDTQEPEPHSWRVTVSDTALELSSADSRTGDDLSDGAALAALAALVRQGWASEVTEVRAADDTAAAALRRCGLAA; this comes from the coding sequence GCCCACCCTCGCCGACCGTCACGACGCCCTGCTGCTCGACCTCGATGGCACCGTCTACCTGGGTGGCCAGGTCATCGAGCACGTCGGGTCGGTCATCGAGGCGACCAACGCCCGCGGAATCCGCAGCATGTACGTGACCAACAACGCTTCCCGGCCGCCGGCCGAAGTGGCCGAGGCGCTCACCGCGATGGGCGTCCCCGCCGCGGCGGACGACGTGCTGACCTCTCCGGAGGCGGCCGCCACCATGCTGCAGCAGGCCCACCCGGCCGGTGCCCGGGTACTGGTCGTCGGGGCGCTCTGGCTGGTCGAGTCGGTGCGGCAGGCCGGTCTGGCCCCGGTCGAGCTGGTCACGGACGAGCCCGTCGCCGTCGTGCAGGGACATTCGCCGACCACCGGGTGGCCGCAACTGGCCGAGGCCTGCCTGGCGCTGCGGGCCGGGGCCGACTGGGTCGCGTGCAACAACGACACGACGCTGCCGACCGATCGTGGTCTGCTGCCCGGTAACGGTTCCATGGTCGCGGCGCTCGTCGCGGCCACCGGTCTGCAGCCGCGGGTGGCCGGGAAGCCGGAACGTCCGCTCCTGGACGAAGCCGTCGCCCGCGCCGGCAGCAGCCGGCCACTGGTCGTCGGGGACCGGTTGGACACGGACATCGCCGGCGCCGTCAAAGCCGGGATGCCCAGCCTGATGGTGCTGACCGGCGTCAACACCGCCGCCGATCTCCTCGCCGCGCCGCCCGAACGCCGACCCACCCATGTCGCCTTCGACCTGCGCGGCGTGCTGGACGCCGACCGCGTCCGATCGCTGACCGACACCCAGGAGCCCGAGCCGCATTCCTGGCGGGTCACCGTGAGCGACACCGCGCTCGAGCTGTCGTCTGCCGACTCGCGGACCGGCGACGACCTGTCGGACGGTGCCGCGCTGGCTGCCCTCGCCGCGCTCGTCCGGCAGGGCTGGGCTTCCGAAGTGACCGAAGTGCGCGCCGCCGACGACACTGCCGCCGCCGCGTTGCGGCGGTGCGGTCTAGCCGCCTGA
- the recN gene encoding DNA repair protein RecN codes for MLQELRLSGLGVIDSAVLEPSPGFTAVTGETGAGKTMIVTALGLLTGGRGDAARVRVGADRAIVEARFAGPGPGAVQELVSGVGGRLDEDGAVIAVRTVGAEGRSRAHIGGRAVPVGTLADLTEPLVAVHGQSEAISLLQPSRQRAVLDRYAGVERELTTYRRRRADWIAVRDELADRRARSRERAQREQLLRIALEEIDAVAPRPGEDVDLLAEIRRLENGDSLRVAATTALTGLLGADTLDDQPTAIGLADRARRDLEAAGDGRLQELAATLRQATAVLGDVAAELSGYLTDLDVDPERLPDALTRQAALKGLTRRWGPDVAAVLDWADAARAELADLDTSDERTEALERQCADAETAAAAAASRLTSRRTRAAQRLGTAVTAELTHLAMGRARVAVIVEPRAATAGDRDVLLVDGRAVAAGADGTDRVEILLRAHPGAPDLPIGRGASGGELSRVMLALEVTLADADPVGTLVFDEVDAGVGGRAAIEIGSRLAALARTHQVIVVTHLAQVAAFADHHVVVDPRGGGLVGRSDLKPVQGQAREAELARMLGGDDGPTAQAHARDLLAAAAHRRSGRDDTLSEAHDDLPQVAADLGSVPAAAAAPTAPSRASRPSSAGARAGKASGTASARQRTERAAPVAAAAEIVRLPRRRPTPDGGRVRRAG; via the coding sequence ATGCTCCAGGAACTGCGTCTCAGCGGGCTCGGCGTCATCGACTCGGCCGTGCTCGAACCCTCGCCCGGGTTCACCGCGGTGACGGGGGAGACCGGCGCGGGCAAGACGATGATCGTCACCGCCCTCGGTCTGCTGACCGGCGGGCGGGGTGACGCGGCCCGGGTCCGGGTCGGAGCCGACCGGGCCATCGTCGAAGCCCGGTTCGCCGGTCCCGGGCCCGGGGCCGTCCAGGAACTGGTGAGCGGGGTCGGCGGCCGGCTCGACGAGGACGGCGCGGTGATCGCCGTCCGGACCGTGGGGGCCGAGGGGCGTTCCCGGGCGCACATCGGTGGCCGGGCGGTCCCGGTCGGCACCCTGGCCGATCTCACCGAGCCGCTGGTGGCCGTGCACGGCCAGTCCGAGGCCATCTCACTCCTCCAGCCGTCCCGGCAGCGTGCCGTGCTGGACCGGTACGCCGGGGTCGAGCGCGAGCTGACGACCTACCGCCGTCGGCGGGCCGACTGGATCGCGGTGCGGGACGAGCTCGCCGATCGTCGGGCCCGCAGCCGGGAACGCGCGCAGCGGGAACAGCTGCTCCGCATCGCCCTGGAGGAGATCGACGCGGTCGCGCCTCGACCGGGGGAGGACGTCGACCTGCTGGCCGAGATCCGCCGGTTGGAGAACGGCGACTCGCTGCGGGTGGCGGCGACGACCGCGCTGACCGGTCTGCTCGGCGCCGACACCCTGGACGACCAGCCCACCGCCATCGGGTTGGCCGATCGGGCCCGTCGCGACCTGGAGGCCGCCGGGGACGGGCGACTCCAGGAATTGGCGGCCACCCTGCGCCAGGCCACCGCCGTGTTGGGCGACGTCGCCGCCGAGCTGTCCGGTTACCTCACCGACCTGGACGTCGACCCGGAACGGCTGCCCGATGCCCTCACCCGGCAGGCCGCACTCAAGGGCCTGACCCGCCGGTGGGGGCCGGACGTCGCCGCGGTCCTCGACTGGGCCGATGCCGCCCGGGCCGAACTGGCCGACCTGGACACCTCCGACGAACGGACCGAGGCGCTGGAACGTCAGTGCGCCGACGCAGAAACGGCGGCCGCGGCCGCGGCCAGCCGGCTGACGTCGCGGCGGACCAGGGCGGCTCAACGGCTGGGTACGGCCGTGACCGCCGAGTTGACCCATCTGGCCATGGGGCGGGCGCGGGTGGCCGTCATCGTCGAGCCCCGTGCCGCCACCGCAGGTGACCGGGACGTGCTGCTCGTCGACGGGCGTGCGGTGGCCGCCGGAGCTGACGGCACCGACCGCGTCGAGATCCTGCTGCGGGCCCACCCCGGAGCGCCCGACCTGCCCATCGGGCGGGGAGCCTCGGGCGGTGAGCTGTCCCGGGTGATGCTCGCGCTCGAAGTGACCCTGGCCGACGCCGACCCGGTCGGGACCCTGGTGTTCGACGAGGTCGACGCCGGAGTCGGAGGTCGCGCGGCCATCGAGATCGGTTCCCGGCTCGCCGCGCTGGCCCGGACGCACCAGGTCATCGTGGTGACCCATCTCGCTCAGGTCGCGGCCTTCGCCGATCATCACGTCGTTGTCGACCCCCGGGGCGGTGGACTGGTCGGGCGCTCGGACCTGAAGCCGGTGCAGGGCCAGGCGCGGGAAGCCGAGCTGGCCCGGATGCTCGGCGGTGACGATGGCCCGACGGCGCAGGCGCATGCCCGTGACCTGCTCGCGGCGGCCGCCCATCGGCGGTCCGGCCGCGACGACACTCTCTCCGAGGCCCACGACGACCTTCCCCAGGTGGCCGCGGACCTGGGGAGCGTCCCGGCCGCGGCGGCCGCCCCGACCGCCCCGTCGAGGGCATCGAGGCCATCGTCCGCCGGCGCCCGCGCCGGAAAGGCAAGCGGAACCGCTTCGGCCCGTCAGCGCACCGAGCGCGCCGCCCCCGTCGCCGCAGCGGCTGAGATCGTTCGGCTGCCCCGCCGGCGCCCCACTCCGGACGGAGGGCGGGTGCGTCGGGCCGGCTGA
- the steA gene encoding putative cytokinetic ring protein SteA, producing the protein MKLLSRQSRALPGVTGVARVSRRSDALLGRVGPKDIVIIDHRDIDRATADALVRAGVTGVVNASDSISGRYPNLGPEILLASGVLLVDGVGDQIFGKIKDGAKIRIDGGAVYAGENLLAEGVEQTTESVADQMIEAKTGMSSQLEAFAANAIEYMKRERTLLLDGVGIPDLHTDLKGKQVLMVAASADTRAQLKSLKKYIADYRPVLVGVDAGADALRTAGYTPDLIIGNPESIDSQTLRCGAEVVVPAHVDGHAPGLQRLQDLGVGAVTFPGSGTTEDLALLLADCHDAALIVTVGSRATLTDLLDRGRGGATASTFLVRMRVSNKIVDASAVATLYRSRISWWVVLLLVLAAAAAITAALMVADVGGVYADLLRQWWDNVVAWVRGLFA; encoded by the coding sequence ATGAAGCTTCTGTCACGTCAGTCCCGCGCGCTGCCGGGCGTCACAGGAGTCGCACGCGTCTCCCGCCGCAGTGACGCCCTCCTCGGCCGCGTCGGTCCCAAAGACATCGTCATCATCGACCACCGGGACATCGACCGGGCCACCGCCGACGCCCTCGTGCGCGCCGGCGTCACCGGCGTCGTCAACGCGTCGGACTCCATCTCCGGTCGCTACCCCAACCTCGGACCCGAGATCCTGCTCGCCTCCGGCGTCCTGCTCGTCGACGGCGTCGGTGACCAGATCTTCGGCAAGATCAAGGACGGCGCCAAGATCCGCATCGACGGGGGGGCGGTCTACGCCGGCGAGAACCTGCTCGCCGAAGGCGTCGAACAGACCACCGAGTCGGTCGCCGACCAGATGATCGAGGCCAAGACCGGGATGTCCTCGCAGCTGGAGGCATTCGCCGCCAACGCCATCGAGTACATGAAGCGGGAACGCACCCTGCTCCTCGACGGTGTCGGCATCCCCGACCTGCACACCGACCTCAAGGGCAAGCAGGTCCTCATGGTGGCGGCCTCCGCCGACACCAGGGCCCAGCTCAAATCGTTGAAGAAGTACATCGCCGACTACCGGCCCGTGCTGGTCGGCGTCGACGCCGGGGCCGACGCTCTGCGCACCGCCGGCTACACCCCGGACCTCATCATCGGCAACCCCGAATCCATCGACTCGCAGACCCTGCGATGCGGAGCCGAGGTCGTCGTCCCCGCCCACGTCGACGGACACGCCCCCGGCCTGCAGCGCCTGCAGGACCTCGGCGTCGGGGCCGTCACCTTCCCGGGCAGCGGCACCACCGAGGACCTCGCGCTCCTGCTCGCCGACTGCCACGACGCCGCCCTCATCGTCACCGTCGGCAGCCGCGCCACCCTCACCGACCTGCTCGACCGCGGCCGCGGCGGCGCCACCGCCTCGACCTTCCTGGTGCGCATGCGCGTCTCCAACAAGATCGTCGACGCCTCGGCCGTCGCCACCCTCTACCGGTCTCGCATCTCCTGGTGGGTCGTCCTGCTGCTCGTCCTGGCCGCTGCCGCCGCGATCACCGCCGCGCTGATGGTCGCCGACGTCGGCGGGGTCTACGCCGATCTGCTGCGGCAGTGGTGGGACAACGTCGTCGCCTGGGTGCGAGGGCTGTTCGCATGA